A window from Gammaproteobacteria bacterium encodes these proteins:
- a CDS encoding pilus assembly protein PilP encodes MSDLEARVQELLARKASTSIEPLPEVKLPESYAYQSADANRRDPFESFKKEAATAQAAQKGAPQDAKTAELMKEIEGHNLEDLENFELDSLRMVGTLQDANELWGIILDKTGTVHRVKVGNYMGRNHGKILSISEDKIELREIVSTTTGSNGLEERSASIALSEPK; translated from the coding sequence ATGAGCGACCTTGAGGCCAGGGTGCAGGAACTGCTGGCGCGCAAGGCCAGCACATCGATCGAGCCGCTGCCCGAGGTGAAGCTGCCGGAAAGTTACGCCTACCAATCCGCCGATGCGAACCGGCGCGATCCGTTCGAAAGCTTCAAGAAGGAAGCCGCCACGGCTCAGGCTGCCCAGAAGGGCGCGCCTCAGGATGCCAAGACGGCGGAACTGATGAAGGAGATTGAGGGGCACAATCTTGAGGATCTGGAGAACTTCGAGCTCGACAGTCTGCGCATGGTTGGCACGTTGCAGGATGCCAATGAATTATGGGGCATTATCCTGGACAAGACCGGCACGGTACATCGGGTCAAGGTCGGAAACTACATGGGCAGGAATCACGGCAAGATTTTGAGCATCAGCGAAGACAAGATCGAGTTGAGGGAGATTGTCAGTACAACAACTGGCAGCAATGGCTTGGAAGAGCGGTCCGCCAGCATAGCGCTGTCGGAGCCGAAATAA
- a CDS encoding type IV pilus secretin PilQ, whose product MNGMNVNRKWHWERMCRWLLVAAWSLCSLDALADEPSLNGIKSTALPGDKVQVRLELSSPPADKPLSFTIDNPARIALDFPGTKLNLANKTQTIGSGAAQSVSAVEAGGRTRVVLNLVRMVGYDVKVDGNDVVVTLDSAPASISTSTASLATAAPAGPAGAAKGAIEGIDFRRGDSGEGMVMIKLTDPATVVNINEEGGQIIADFVNTQLPENLDRRLEVTDFATPVKDIDTRRHGNGTRMRITPVTNAQFEHLAYQMDNLFTIELKPLTKEEQEASKKDKFGYTGEKLSLNFQNIEVRAVLQLLADFTGLNLVASDTVTGNVTLRLKNVPWDQALDIILRSKGLAMRQAGNVIMVAPAEEIATREKLELEQQKQVKDLAPLHTEFVQVNYAKADDIAKLLKAEKNTLISDRGSVSTDERTNTLLIQETVDKITEIRKLVSTLDRPVKQVLIESRIVVADDTFSRQLGVRFGYSRAAKVNDLGNNGTYIVGGKVPGDTTFFSNGTATPTAFNVGNVENYIVSLPVTSPAGAVELAVGKIGSYLLQLELSALQAEGRGEVISSPRVITADKKEAVIQQGTEIPYQQASSSGATSVSFKSAVLSLKVTPNITPDDRIIMDLAVNKDAVGQLFAGIPSIDTNSVTTQVLVDNGETVVLGGVYTQTNRNDTTRVPFFSDLPYFGFLFRNTSIQHDKKELLIFVTPKIIKESLALQ is encoded by the coding sequence ATGAACGGGATGAACGTGAATCGGAAATGGCATTGGGAGCGGATGTGCCGCTGGCTCTTGGTGGCGGCATGGTCGTTATGCAGCCTGGACGCCCTGGCCGATGAACCCAGCTTGAACGGCATCAAATCGACCGCCCTGCCCGGCGACAAGGTGCAGGTGCGTCTGGAGTTGTCCTCGCCGCCGGCGGACAAGCCGCTCAGCTTCACCATCGACAACCCCGCGCGCATCGCGCTGGATTTCCCGGGCACCAAACTCAATCTCGCCAACAAGACCCAGACCATCGGCTCCGGCGCGGCGCAGAGCGTCAGCGCCGTCGAGGCCGGTGGCCGCACCCGCGTCGTACTGAACTTGGTACGCATGGTGGGTTACGACGTGAAGGTTGACGGCAATGACGTCGTGGTCACCCTCGACAGTGCCCCGGCTTCGATCAGCACCTCGACGGCCAGCCTGGCGACTGCCGCGCCCGCGGGGCCGGCGGGCGCCGCCAAGGGCGCCATCGAGGGCATAGACTTCCGCCGCGGCGACAGTGGTGAAGGCATGGTCATGATCAAGCTGACCGACCCCGCGACGGTGGTCAACATCAACGAGGAGGGCGGGCAAATCATCGCCGACTTCGTGAACACACAGTTGCCGGAGAACCTGGACCGAAGGCTGGAGGTGACGGATTTCGCCACGCCGGTAAAGGATATCGACACCCGCCGTCATGGCAATGGCACGCGCATGCGGATCACGCCCGTCACCAATGCGCAATTTGAACATCTGGCCTATCAGATGGACAATCTCTTTACCATCGAACTGAAGCCGTTGACCAAGGAAGAGCAGGAAGCGTCGAAGAAAGACAAGTTCGGTTACACGGGCGAGAAACTATCGCTCAACTTCCAGAACATCGAGGTGCGGGCCGTGCTGCAGTTGCTGGCCGATTTCACCGGTCTGAATCTGGTGGCTTCTGATACGGTGACGGGCAATGTGACGCTGCGTTTGAAGAACGTCCCCTGGGATCAGGCGTTGGACATTATCCTGCGCTCCAAGGGGCTGGCCATGCGTCAGGCGGGCAACGTCATCATGGTGGCACCCGCCGAGGAGATCGCCACCCGTGAGAAGCTCGAATTGGAGCAACAAAAGCAAGTCAAGGATCTGGCGCCACTGCACACCGAGTTCGTGCAGGTAAACTACGCCAAGGCCGACGATATCGCCAAATTGCTCAAGGCGGAAAAAAACACCCTGATTTCCGATCGTGGCAGTGTCTCCACGGATGAGCGCACCAACACGTTGTTGATTCAGGAGACCGTCGACAAGATTACCGAGATCCGCAAACTTGTCAGCACATTGGATCGGCCGGTCAAGCAGGTATTGATCGAATCCCGCATTGTGGTCGCCGACGACACCTTCAGCAGGCAGCTCGGCGTGCGCTTCGGTTACAGCCGGGCCGCGAAGGTTAATGACCTTGGCAATAATGGTACGTATATTGTCGGTGGCAAGGTTCCTGGCGATACGACATTTTTCTCCAATGGCACCGCCACACCGACGGCCTTTAATGTCGGCAACGTCGAAAACTACATTGTCAGTCTGCCGGTGACGAGTCCAGCGGGCGCCGTGGAACTGGCCGTCGGCAAGATCGGCAGCTACCTGCTGCAATTGGAGTTGTCCGCGCTGCAGGCGGAAGGCCGGGGTGAGGTCATCTCCAGTCCGCGCGTGATTACCGCCGATAAAAAGGAAGCAGTCATCCAGCAAGGCACGGAAATTCCCTACCAGCAGGCCAGCTCCAGCGGCGCCACCTCGGTGTCCTTCAAATCCGCGGTGCTGAGTCTGAAGGTCACGCCGAACATCACGCCGGATGATCGCATCATTATGGATCTGGCGGTCAACAAGGACGCGGTCGGACAGTTGTTCGCCGGCATACCGAGCATCGATACCAACAGCGTAACCACGCAGGTGCTGGTGGATAATGGCGAGACCGTGGTGCTGGGTGGCGTGTATACCCAGACCAACCGGAATGATACGACGCGCGTACCGTTCTTCAGTGACCTGCCTTATTTCGGATTCCTGTTCAGGAATACGAGCATACAGCACGACAAGAAGGAATTGCTGATCTTCGTTACGCCCAAGATCATCAAGGAAAGTTTGGCCCTGCAATAA
- the aroK gene encoding shikimate kinase AroK: MGVGKTTIGRQLAKSLHREFIDSDREIEQRTGVRIALIFEIEGEAGFRERESQMLTDLTRRRDIVLATGGGAVIRAENRRLLSDRGVVVYLRAPLALLVERTARDRQRPLLQNNDPKATLTALLAEREPLYREIADLIVDTGHRTVRHIVNEIRVFLDACQDAHRPR; encoded by the coding sequence ATGGGGGTGGGCAAGACCACCATTGGCCGGCAACTGGCCAAGAGCCTGCATCGTGAATTCATCGACAGTGATCGCGAGATCGAACAGCGCACCGGCGTGCGCATCGCGCTGATTTTCGAGATCGAAGGCGAGGCGGGTTTTCGTGAGCGGGAAAGCCAGATGCTGACTGATCTGACCCGCCGGCGGGATATTGTGCTTGCCACCGGCGGCGGCGCCGTCATCCGCGCGGAGAACCGGCGACTGCTGAGTGACCGCGGCGTGGTGGTATACCTGCGCGCGCCGCTGGCGTTGCTGGTGGAACGCACGGCCCGCGATCGACAACGCCCGCTGCTTCAGAATAACGATCCCAAGGCCACATTGACCGCGCTGCTGGCCGAGCGTGAACCGCTGTACCGCGAGATTGCCGATTTGATTGTCGATACCGGCCACCGTACAGTACGCCACATCGTGAATGAAATCCGCGTCTTTCTTGACGCCTGCCAGGATGCACACCGTCCACGTTAA
- the aroB gene encoding 3-dehydroquinate synthase produces MHTVHVNLAERGYPIYIAPGLLDDPKWLAHLRGRQVMIVTNTIVGPLYQARVEHTLAKHHPGCEVRSVVLPDGEEHKTLAVMSEIVTALLQNRFDRGCALLALGGGVVGDLTGFAAACYQRGVDHLQFPTTLLAQVDSAVGGKTAVNHALGKNMIGAFHQPRAVVADTATLHTLPERELHAGLAEVIKYGLIRDAEFFNWLENNLDVLLRRDDAALAYAIARSCRNKAEVVAADEREAGGRALLNLGHTFGHAIETGLGYGVWLHGEAVGAGMAMAADLSHRLGWLSQVDAARIRALLKRAHLPAAAPASLDAARLRELMAVDKKTQAGRLRLVLLRRIGEAVVTADFETAALMTTLRTCCATDATSAA; encoded by the coding sequence ATGCACACCGTCCACGTTAATCTCGCGGAACGCGGCTACCCGATATACATCGCGCCCGGACTGCTTGACGATCCGAAATGGCTTGCACATCTGCGTGGCCGGCAGGTGATGATCGTCACCAACACCATTGTGGGCCCGTTGTATCAGGCGCGGGTGGAACACACGCTCGCGAAACATCATCCCGGCTGCGAGGTGCGGAGCGTGGTGCTGCCGGATGGCGAGGAACACAAGACGCTTGCGGTCATGAGCGAAATCGTAACGGCGCTGCTGCAAAATCGGTTTGACCGCGGTTGCGCGCTGTTGGCGCTGGGCGGCGGCGTGGTGGGCGACCTCACCGGCTTCGCCGCCGCCTGTTACCAGCGGGGCGTGGATCACTTGCAATTTCCGACCACCCTGCTGGCGCAGGTCGACTCCGCCGTGGGCGGCAAGACCGCCGTCAACCATGCGCTGGGCAAGAACATGATCGGCGCATTTCACCAGCCCCGGGCGGTGGTTGCCGATACTGCGACACTGCACACGCTGCCGGAGCGGGAACTGCACGCCGGCCTCGCCGAGGTGATCAAATACGGATTGATCCGCGATGCGGAATTTTTCAACTGGCTGGAAAACAATCTCGATGTCCTGTTGCGCCGGGACGACGCGGCACTGGCCTATGCCATCGCCCGCTCGTGCCGCAACAAGGCGGAGGTGGTGGCGGCGGACGAGCGCGAAGCCGGTGGGCGGGCGCTGCTAAATCTGGGTCATACCTTCGGTCATGCCATCGAGACCGGCCTCGGCTACGGCGTATGGCTGCATGGCGAGGCGGTGGGCGCCGGCATGGCGATGGCGGCTGATCTTTCCCATCGACTCGGCTGGCTCAGCCAGGTCGATGCAGCGAGGATCCGCGCCCTTCTCAAGCGCGCCCATCTGCCCGCAGCCGCGCCGGCTTCGCTGGACGCCGCGCGTTTACGTGAACTCATGGCGGTGGACAAGAAAACCCAGGCCGGTCGTCTGCGACTGGTTCTGCTCAGACGCATCGGTGAGGCGGTGGTGACGGCGGACTTCGAGACGGCGGCGCTGATGACCACGCTGCGCACCTGCTGTGCCACGGACGCGACGTCCGCCGCATGA